The Drosophila bipectinata strain 14024-0381.07 chromosome 2L, DbipHiC1v2, whole genome shotgun sequence genome has a segment encoding these proteins:
- the LOC108124590 gene encoding REST corepressor, producing MTYSPREKRDARYWKQQAATIPDFVPKEEHKPRLEQLQHRASILWSPQMKEQDEKNVRDYLDFAASKYEIEEEQALFILRQQGFDIPVARRRLAGIETARGCRYHRWKAQDLVHLSEAFKKHGNDFKKVKEQLPHFPLAEVRQYFNFMYSV from the coding sequence ATGACATACTCGCCTAGGGAAAAACGAGATGCTCGCTACTGGAAACAGCAGGCAGCCACTATACCGGACTTCGTGCCGAAGGAGGAACACAAACCCAGGCTGGAACAGCTCCAACATCGGGCCTCGATATTGTGGTCACCCCAAATGAAGGAACAGGACGAAAAGAATGTTCGAGACTATTTGGACTTCGCTGCCAGTAAATATGAAATCGAGGAGGAACAGGCCCTCTTCATTCTACGTCAACAGGGATTCGACATTCCGGTGGCTCGACGACGTCTAGCTGGGATCGAGACCGCCCGCGGATGTCGCTACCATCGTTGGAAGGCCCAGGACCTTGTTCATCTATCAGAGGCATTCAAGAAACACGGCAACGACTTCAAGAAGGTCAAGGAGCAGCTGCCACATTTCCCGCTCGCTGAAGTTCGCCAGTACTTCAACTTCATGTACTCGGTCTGA
- the SoYb gene encoding putative ATP-dependent RNA helicase SoYb — MDSQTEPNLICDGIKAPSLKPPESIIVTYYTSPVDFFYISCQKLKESAHLLKNLEKELVQYCTPPRMKEKYAPGQDVIVRYLAWSEPRMIRGHIIRQENEEYLVGVIDYSFTICCVKADMWPLPDGMSKPILELTRGGVASIVPYNGKEWFKFNRQLFGKLLENAIDLIFEEMYVTSKTNYGKLTIRSSTNEAAFDGASFLLDRKWASSPTKIIPMDWCESVFGFDMAEMNHQLIKPSKSVAKTFELVDNCALTMVQPTSHLSKIVPDHLVKNGNLRSNDDNALSKPKIWSRHQKYQQTSTSSEQVEQMLRFQNKLVVPDTAKRFCKVNTQGNTAAVGSCLDALKPKKLDDPKSEQEIDALFNFPFNLLDVPTSVLLAQRSTSVDKTRHPLSTSVDKAKPPLSTSVDQAKPPLSTSMDQAKPPLSTSMDQPRSIKPSSVSSRLIYSAATSKSGTDVQAIHPLSTSMDQAIPPLFTSMDQPRSIKPSSVSSRLIYSAATSESGTEVMSTTSGGTGVGEIFSQNSHHSNELTALKYYVLAHSLEPATPINDLNNIPIWHAVKNEMYNHSIYSPSPLQQYAWPHLCNGGSMILINSNATCRTWSYLPIICSTVQQSCFSAPTSPAASGPLAILVTDSQHHANTLFRQVSNLMQNQDKNQTKIVNGHDHSERDLSILLLNSFSILVTTLSQLHTIIMDKPGVIDKNRLLSLVLDDFQTMQENCPEIMDDVMHRLNDLRNPKTQIVIIAQKWQSKPFGKLLKSMPNPLILFGNFLEAAMYGQLVLRLSVQGDDVQFDNLLSILEPKNSVTKRTLIFFKTDQELRRIQNMLLDIGYKCIGILKAEEQQPNQLLLVSDQQGVVQLPNRNIEMLIHYSFPTSWSKFAHRFHAHSDIIPNLVAAPLTGNEKRITSVVLLNEDTQAEYLRLVDFLHFHDIPLSEKLAQMARACQEKDLGSRQICPNFLNEGSCHNFNCYKRHEYIPEDMPDPENPLMKSGTVIRARLNKIYEPDHMSMWPLEYRVQGQDCWIDVGHHISYWTFSLQMSMGERKVLNPYRLHDVCVVIRHGQVQRVRIVDIPPRRPVVVQQMDHGSELLYVKPNELLQCPDEKFTNQPAMALNIRLSGVEGACRRGQKWSDNSKLWTHEMLSNIGNNTHLQVIVDFSIQNVIHVKEIALVEECPSMRTSIYKLLLSKELVSRRFAKLRNKDGNTQSKAVDKPKTQEEAELETNKTSQKSEVPTSNSSSEDAVPPPVKYFSPITDLKNYVSEKKHSLLSQFLKKIQSITAENQTKDHPKEEVIRKSDAAQICGPKSLNKESSENLSTGSKVVQFVSDHESDDELYEDPSPGSPKIKDQKEFIQESDAKTHFPAPEDIQCITKESSENPSKDYEAVQFVSINDTDDELYEDPLTTVEKDEKEQDQLEDIPNESYNAFLKALTYEVETMSPSKKQVTKDFLSGLLDEEETEEPPKAKPVKSLKYHKVPNKDSNQEPSPEDVAASLQCGVIANGSVNPKVKWHQDLSHIDLVIEQKVPEYKLILKNNSLIYMVSTTSPPQCCILNLLGEVAIESEKQIGYNLHIKLAKVGLIRLWPSLLSSFYAQQIAHWLTYNTELDQEPELSEAIVMWDSFQRRRVDREEESSTEDYPSNDESDSAIGEDL, encoded by the exons ATGGATTCACAAACTGAACCGAACCTAATAT GTGATGGAATCAAGGCCCCTTCTCTTAAACCACCCGAATCTATTATCGTTACCTACTACACGAGTCCTGTGGACTTTTTCTACATAAGCTGCCAGAAATTGAAAGAATCAGCCCATTTGTTAAAGAATCTGGAAAAGGAATTGGTGCAGTACTGCACACCTCCAAGGATGAAAGAGAAGTACGCACCTGGTCAGGATGTCATTGTCCGCTACTTGGCTTGGAGTGAGCCACGCATGATTAGAGGCCACATAATTAGACAAGAGAATGAGGAGTACCTTGTTGGGGTAATTGATTATAGCTTCACAATTTGTTGCGTTAAAGCCGATATGTGGCCACTGCCTGATGGGATGTCGAAGCCAATTCTTGAGTTGACCAGGGGTGGAGTGGCTTCGATCGTGCCCTACAATGGAAAAGAGTGGTTTAAATTCAATCGTCAACTCTTTGGCAAACTTCTGGAGAATGCGATCGACCTTATATTTGAGGAAATGTACGTGACAAGCAAAACCAATTATGGAAAGCTCACAATCAGATCCTCCACTAATGAGGCTGCATTCGACGGGGCTTCCTTCTTGCTTGACCGAAAATGGGCCAGCTCCCCGACAAAGATTATTCCAATGGACTGGTGTGAGAGCGTTTTTGGATTTGATATGGCGGAGATGAACCACCAGCTGATCAAACCGAGCAAAAGTGTGGCAAAAACATTCGAATTAGTTGATAATTGTGCACTCACAATGGTCCAACCCACGTCCCATCTGAGTAAAATAGTCCCAGATCACTTAGTTAAAAACGGGAACTTACGCTCTAATGATGACAACGCTCTTTCCAAGCCTAAGATTTGGTCTAGGCATCAAAAATACCAGCAAACATCGACAAGCTCGGAGCAAGTAGAACAGATGCTTCGATTTCAAAATAAGTTAGTGGTTCCTGACACTGCAAAACGATTCTGCAAGGTCAATACCCAAGGAAATACTGCAGCTGTTGGCTCTTGCTTAGACGCTTTGAAGCCTAAAAAATTAGATGACCCAAAATCGGAACAGGAAATTGATGCTCTTTTCAATTTTCCTTTCAATCTTCTTGATGTACCCACGTCGGTGCTTTTAGCCCAACGATCCACGTCTGTGGATAAAACCAGGCACCCACTTTCGACGTCTGTGGATAAAGCTAAGCCCCCACTTTCCACGTCCGTGGATCAAGCAAAGCCTCCACTTTCCACGTCAATGGATCAAGCTAAGCCCCCACTATCCACGTCCATGGATCAACCCAGGTCTATTAAACCTTCTTCAGTCTCCTCCCGGCTTATTTATTCGGCGGCTACCTCCAAGAGCGGAACGGATGTTCAAGCCATACACCCACTATCCACGTCCATGGATCAAGCCATACCCCCACTATTCACGTCCATGGATCAACCCAGGTCTATTAAACCTTCTTCAGTCTCCTCCCGGCTTATTTATTCGGCGGCTACCTCCGAAAGTGGAACGGAGGTTATGTCCACAACCAGTGGAGGCACTGGAGTTGGTgaaatattttcccaaaattcCCACCATTCCAATGAGTTAACagcattaaaatattatgtatTAGCCCATAGCTTGGAACCAGCCACACCCATAAACGACCTGAATAATATTCCAATTTGGCACGCAGTCAAAAACGAGATGTATAATCATTCCATCTATTCTCCAAGTCCGTTGCAACAGTACGCTTGGCCACATCTGTGCAACGGAGGCTCCATGATTCTGATAAACAGCAATGCCACCTGTCGTACGTGGAGTTACCTTCCCATTATTTGCTCAACAGTGCAGCAATCTTGTTTTTCCGCACCAACGTCACCGGCAGCATCTGGTCCTTTGGCCATTCTGGTGACGGATTCTCAGCACCACGCCAACACTCTGTTTAGGCAAGTTTCCAATTTGATGCAGAACCAAGACAAAAATCAGACAAAAATTGTCAATGGACACGATCATTCGGAGCGAGATTTAAGCATTTTGCTGCTTAATTCGTTTAGCATTCTGGTGACGACGTTATCACAGCTCCATACCATAATAATGGATAAACCAGGGGTCATTGACAAGAACAGATTGCTTTCCTTAGTCCTAGACGACTTTCAGACCATGCAAGAGAACTGCCCGGAAATAATGGACGACGTGATGCACAGACTAAACGATTTAAGAAATCCCAAAACGCAGATTGTCATAATAGCCCAGAAATGGCAGTCAAAACCGTTCGGAAAGCTGCTGAAAAGCATGCCAAATCCTCTCATTCTATTCGGAAATTTTTTGGAGGCGGCGATGTACGGCCAACTCGTATTAAGATTAAGCGTTCAAGGTGACGATGTCCAGTTCGACAACTTGCTATCAATCCTGGAGCCAAAAAACTCTGTGACTAAGCGCACGTTGATCTTCTTTAAAACTGATCAAGAACTAAGACGCATTCAAAATATGCTCCTCGATATCGGATACAAGTGCATCGGTATTTTGAAGGCTGAGGAACAG cAACCAAACCAACTGCTGTTAGTCAGCGACCAACAAGGTGTAGTCCAACTTCCTAACCGGAACATTGAGATGCTAATACACTATAGTTTTCCAACGTCCTGGTCCAAGTTTGCACATCGGTTCCATGCCCATTCAGACATTATTCCCAACTTGGTGGCCGCCCCACTCACGGGCAATGAGAAAAGAATAACGAGTGTTGTGCTGCTCAACGAGGATACCCAGGCGGAGTATCTGCGACTGGTGGATTTCCTTCATTTTCACGACATTCCGCTGAGCGAGAAATTAGCTCAGATGGCACGGGCTTGTCAGGAGAAGGATCTTGGAAGTCGTCAAATTTGCCCAAACTTCCTTAATGAAGGAAGTTGCCACAACTTCAACTGTTACAAACGGCACGAATATATTCCTGAAGATATGCCAGATCCCGAAAATCCTCTCATGAAATCAGGAACAGTAATCAGGGCCAGGCTAAACAAGATCTACGAGCCAGACCATATGTCCATGTGGCCCTTGGAGTACAGGGTTCAAGGACAGGACTGTTGGATAGATGTCGGGCATCACATCAGTTATTGGACGTTTTCGTTACAAATGAGCATGGGAGAGCGTAAGGTTCTCAACCCATACCGTCTGCACGACGTTTGCGTGGTGATCCGTCATGGCCAAGTCCAGCGGGTACGCATTGTGGACATTCCCCCAAGGCGTCCTGTTGTGGTCCAACAAATGGATCACGGTTCAGAACTGCTGTATGTAAAGCCAAATGAGTTACTCCAGTGTCCGGACGAAAAGTTCACTAATCAGCCGGCAATGGCCCTCAATATTCGCCTATCGGGAGTGGAAGGAGCTTGTCGAAGAGGCCAGAAGTGGTCAGATAACTCTAAACTATGGACTCATGAAATGTTGAGTAACATCGGTAATAACACGCATTTGCAAGTCATCGTCGACTTTTCTATCCAAAATGTAATCCATGTGAAGGAAATCGCTTTGGTCGAAGAGTGCCCATCCATGCGCACAAGTATCTACAAACTTTTGCTTTCAAAGGAACTCGTTTCCAGAAGATTTGCTAAATTAAGAAACAAAGATGGAAATACACAATCAAAGGCTGTTGATAAGCCAAAAACACAGGAAGAAGCTGAGCTTGAAACTAATAAGACATCGCAAAAATCTGAGGTACCGACTTCAAATTCGAGCTCGGAAGATGCTGTTCCACCTCCAGTTAAATACTTCTCCCCGATaactgatttaaaaaattatgtttctgAAAAGAAACACAGTTTATTATcccagtttttaaaaaaaatccaatcaATTACAGCtgaaaaccaaaccaaagaTCACCCAAAAGAAGAGGTAATTCGGAAAAGCGATGCAGCCCAAATTTGTGGTCCAAAGTCCTTAAATAAGGAGTCATCTGAAAACCTATCTACAGGTTCTAAAGTAgttcaatttgtatccgatcatgAAAGTGACGATGAGCTCTATGAAGACCCCTCACCAGGATCACCAAAGATCAAAGATCAAAAAGAGTTCATTCAGGAAAGCGATGCTAAGACCCACTTTCCAGCTCCGGAAGATATTCAATGTATAACTAAGGAGTCATCTGAAAACCCATCTAAAGATTATGAAGCAGTTCAATTTGTATCCATTAATGATACTGACGATGAACTCTACGAAGACCCCTTAACAACTGTGGAAAAAGACGAGAAAGAACAAGACCAATTAGAAGACATTCCTAATGAAAGTTATAATGCATTTTTAAAGGCTCTCACGTACGAGGTGGAGACTATGAGTCCTTCAAAAAAGCAAGTGACTAAAGACTTCCTATCCGGTTTACTCGATGAAGAAGAAACCGAGGAGCCCCCAAAGGCCAAACCggtaaaatcattaaaataccATAAGGTACCGAATAAGGATTCGAATCAGGAGCCTTCGCCTGAGGATGTGGCGGCATCTTTGCAGTGCGGTGTAATCGCCAACGGGTCAGTCAATCCCAAGGTGAAGTGGCACCAGGACCTTTCCCATATCGACTTGGTCATCGAGCAAAAAGTGCCGGAATACAAActaattttgaaaaacaattCATTGATCTATATGGTGTCAACGACATCGCCACCCCAATGCTGCATCCTGAATCTACTGGGCGAGGTGGCTATAGAATCGGAGAAACAGATTGGCTATAATCTGCACATCAAGCTGGCCAAGGTGGGTCTGATAAGGCTCTGGCCCTCTCTGCTCAGTTCGTTCTATGCCCAGCAGATTGCTCACTGGCTGACCTACAATACGGAGCTCGACCAGGAGCCAGAGCTATCCGAAGCCATCGTAATGTGGGATTCCTTTCAGCGCAGGCGTGTGGATAGAGAAGAGGAGTCCTCAACCGAGGACTATCCTTCCAACGATGAATCAGATTCTGCAATTGGCGAAGATCTATAG
- the Ndf gene encoding cytokine-like nuclear factor N-PAC isoform X2 codes for MSKNKKLSLSGGDTAEKFIYKPKDLIWAKMKGFTPWPGMIVEPPLDLLAQQRRANTKCVFFFGSRNFAWIEENNIKPFEGPWKDELAKVSKPAAFRQAMTDIEKYIDDPAEVDEQINVSCGVPNHATEADFDKIRDGIDGEENAADEASTADANNGVVPHVVGSPDEGDSVENNADSSASPSAAATTTPATTGKSGGKRTPKAKSVSAVSVSKAAKASASKAAQKRRVSAHQTPTGASSAKRGRRVASGDVAGDDAAGSSPNARRRVETEALMATIAAKRAPNAIALLDRPVVTRPETQAIDMNSRSNTLADRDIVPSEQTFGFLGLGMMGSTIVKDLIYTGHKVVVWNRTIDKCQPFVEAGAEVKDTPMDVVEAADVIFCCVSDPKGAKDLVFGNCGVLQLKDLNNKAYVEMSTIDPETSTDIGEGIKQCNGRYLEAQIHGSRQEAADGMLIILAGGDRSVFEECHSCFKTIAKNTFFLGNVGNACKVNLILQTILGVSLVGLAEALALADRFSISLNDIIDIFDLTSMKSPLLLAKGKEMAKGDFNPQQPLSHMQRDLRLVLNMAENLDQSMPVTSITNEVFKHTKRLGYSEHDSSAVFVRSRF; via the exons ATGTCGAAGAACAAAAAACTGTCGCTTTCGGGCGGCGATACGGCGGAGAAATTCATTTACAAGCCCAAGGATTTGATTTG GGCCAAAATGAAGGGCTTCACCCCGTGGCCGGGAATG ATTGTGGAGCCGCCTTTGGATCTCCTTGCACAACAACGACGTGCAAACACCAAGTGTGTCTTCTTCTTTGGCTCTCGAAACTT TGCATGGATCGAGGAAAATAATATCAAGCCCTTCGAGGGTCCTTGGAAGGACGAACTGGCGAAAGTTAGCAAGCCAGCTGCCTTCCGGCAAGCCATGACTGACATTGAAAAGTATATTGATGACCCCGCCGAGGTGGACGAGCAGATAAACGTCAGTTGCGGAGTGCCTAATCATGCAACCGAGGCTGACTTTGATAAGATCCGCGATGGTATCGACGGGGAGGAAAATGCCGCCGACGAGGCATCGACTGCAGATGCCAACAACGGAGTGGTGCCACATGTTGTGGGGAGCCCCGACGAGGGAGATTCCGTGGAAAATAATGCAGATTCTTCAGCTTCGCCCTCCGCCGCTGCGACGACGACGCCAGCAACCACAGGGAAGTCCGGTGGGAAGAGGACGCCTAAGGCCAAGTCCGTATCGGCAGTCTCAGTTAGTAAGGCAGCTAAGGCATCCGCGTCGAAAGCCGCACAGAAACGACGTGTCTCCGCCCACCAGACTCCGACCGGAGCGTCGAGTGCAAAGAGGGGTAGGCGAGTGGCATCCGGAGATGTGGCTGGTGACGATGCAGCCGGCTCCTCGCCCAACGCCCGCCGCCGCGTAGAGACGGAAGCTCTGATGGCAACCATTGCAGCTAAGCGGGCACCAAATGCGATTGCTCTTCTTGACCGTCCGGTGGTGACACGGCCAGAGACACAGGCAATCGACATGAACTCACGATCAAATACCCTGGCCGATCGCGACATTGTGCCCTCGGAGCAGACTTTTGGATTCTTAGGACTTGGAATGATGGGATCTACTATAGTTAAGGACTTAATATACACAGGACACAAAGTGGTCGTCTGGAACCGCACTATTGATAAG TGTCAGCCTTTCGTGGAAGCTGGAGCCGAGGTTAAAGACACTCCCATGGACGTGGTTGAGGCAGCTGACGTAATCTTCTGCTGTGTCTCGGATCCAAAGGGCGCCAAAGAT CTCGTCTTTGGCAACTGTGGTGTCCTTCAGCTCAAGGATCTTAACAACAAGGCCTATGTAGAAATGTCGACCATAGATCCGGAGACCTCAACAGATATTGGCGAGGGCATCAAACAGTGCAATGGCCGTTATCTCGAAGCTCAAATTCACGGTTCGCGCCAGGAGGCCGCCGATGGCATGCTTATTATTCTGGCTGGTGGCGATCGTTCCGTTTTCGAGGAGTGCCACTCGTGCTTCAAGACCATTGCAAAGAATACGTTCTTCTTGGGGA ATGTCGGCAACGCCTGCAAGGTCAATCTTattttgcaaacaattttgGGCGTGAGTCTGGTCGGATTGGCCGAGGCGTTAGCATTAG CTGATCGTTTCTCGATTTCATTAAACGACATTATTGATATATTCGATTTGACTTCAATGAAATCACCGCTGCTGTTGGCTAAAGGCAAAG AAATGGCCAAGGGTGACTTTAATCCACAGCAGCCCTTGAGCCACATGCAACGCGACTTGCGCCTGGTGCTGAATATGGCCGAGAATTTGGATCAATCAATGCCCGTCACCAGCATCACCAACGAGGTGTTCAAGCACACCAAGCGCTTGGGGTACAGTGAACATGATTCTAGCGCCGTATTCGTAAGATCCAGATTTTAA
- the Ndf gene encoding cytokine-like nuclear factor N-PAC isoform X1, whose amino-acid sequence MSKNKKLSLSGGDTAEKFIYKPKDLIWAKMKGFTPWPGMIVEPPLDLLAQQRRANTKCVFFFGSRNFAWIEENNIKPFEGPWKDELAKVSKPAAFRQAMTDIEKYIDDPAEVDEQINVSCGVPNHATEADFDKIRDGIDGEENAADEASTADANNGVVPHVVGSPDEGDSVENNADSSASPSAAATTTPATTGKSGGKRTPKAKSVSAVSVSKAAKASASKAAQKRRVSAHQTPTGASSAKRGRRVASGDVAGDDAAGSSPNARRRVETEALMATIAAKRAPNAIALLDRPVVTRPETQAIDMNSRSNTLADRDIVPSEQTFGFLGLGMMGSTIVKDLIYTGHKVVVWNRTIDKCQPFVEAGAEVKDTPMDVVEAADVIFCCVSDPKGAKDLVFGNCGVLQLKDLNNKAYVEMSTIDPETSTDIGEGIKQCNGRYLEAQIHGSRQEAADGMLIILAGGDRSVFEECHSCFKTIAKNTFFLGTDVGNACKVNLILQTILGVSLVGLAEALALADRFSISLNDIIDIFDLTSMKSPLLLAKGKEMAKGDFNPQQPLSHMQRDLRLVLNMAENLDQSMPVTSITNEVFKHTKRLGYSEHDSSAVFVRSRF is encoded by the exons ATGTCGAAGAACAAAAAACTGTCGCTTTCGGGCGGCGATACGGCGGAGAAATTCATTTACAAGCCCAAGGATTTGATTTG GGCCAAAATGAAGGGCTTCACCCCGTGGCCGGGAATG ATTGTGGAGCCGCCTTTGGATCTCCTTGCACAACAACGACGTGCAAACACCAAGTGTGTCTTCTTCTTTGGCTCTCGAAACTT TGCATGGATCGAGGAAAATAATATCAAGCCCTTCGAGGGTCCTTGGAAGGACGAACTGGCGAAAGTTAGCAAGCCAGCTGCCTTCCGGCAAGCCATGACTGACATTGAAAAGTATATTGATGACCCCGCCGAGGTGGACGAGCAGATAAACGTCAGTTGCGGAGTGCCTAATCATGCAACCGAGGCTGACTTTGATAAGATCCGCGATGGTATCGACGGGGAGGAAAATGCCGCCGACGAGGCATCGACTGCAGATGCCAACAACGGAGTGGTGCCACATGTTGTGGGGAGCCCCGACGAGGGAGATTCCGTGGAAAATAATGCAGATTCTTCAGCTTCGCCCTCCGCCGCTGCGACGACGACGCCAGCAACCACAGGGAAGTCCGGTGGGAAGAGGACGCCTAAGGCCAAGTCCGTATCGGCAGTCTCAGTTAGTAAGGCAGCTAAGGCATCCGCGTCGAAAGCCGCACAGAAACGACGTGTCTCCGCCCACCAGACTCCGACCGGAGCGTCGAGTGCAAAGAGGGGTAGGCGAGTGGCATCCGGAGATGTGGCTGGTGACGATGCAGCCGGCTCCTCGCCCAACGCCCGCCGCCGCGTAGAGACGGAAGCTCTGATGGCAACCATTGCAGCTAAGCGGGCACCAAATGCGATTGCTCTTCTTGACCGTCCGGTGGTGACACGGCCAGAGACACAGGCAATCGACATGAACTCACGATCAAATACCCTGGCCGATCGCGACATTGTGCCCTCGGAGCAGACTTTTGGATTCTTAGGACTTGGAATGATGGGATCTACTATAGTTAAGGACTTAATATACACAGGACACAAAGTGGTCGTCTGGAACCGCACTATTGATAAG TGTCAGCCTTTCGTGGAAGCTGGAGCCGAGGTTAAAGACACTCCCATGGACGTGGTTGAGGCAGCTGACGTAATCTTCTGCTGTGTCTCGGATCCAAAGGGCGCCAAAGAT CTCGTCTTTGGCAACTGTGGTGTCCTTCAGCTCAAGGATCTTAACAACAAGGCCTATGTAGAAATGTCGACCATAGATCCGGAGACCTCAACAGATATTGGCGAGGGCATCAAACAGTGCAATGGCCGTTATCTCGAAGCTCAAATTCACGGTTCGCGCCAGGAGGCCGCCGATGGCATGCTTATTATTCTGGCTGGTGGCGATCGTTCCGTTTTCGAGGAGTGCCACTCGTGCTTCAAGACCATTGCAAAGAATACGTTCTTCTTGGGGA CAGATGTCGGCAACGCCTGCAAGGTCAATCTTattttgcaaacaattttgGGCGTGAGTCTGGTCGGATTGGCCGAGGCGTTAGCATTAG CTGATCGTTTCTCGATTTCATTAAACGACATTATTGATATATTCGATTTGACTTCAATGAAATCACCGCTGCTGTTGGCTAAAGGCAAAG AAATGGCCAAGGGTGACTTTAATCCACAGCAGCCCTTGAGCCACATGCAACGCGACTTGCGCCTGGTGCTGAATATGGCCGAGAATTTGGATCAATCAATGCCCGTCACCAGCATCACCAACGAGGTGTTCAAGCACACCAAGCGCTTGGGGTACAGTGAACATGATTCTAGCGCCGTATTCGTAAGATCCAGATTTTAA